From Ignavibacterium sp.:
ATTTGAGAGAAGCAGAAATTTTCTTATCAGCCGAGGGCTCGGATTGTGGAATTGCTAATGTAAATATCGGAACTTCAGGTGCTGAAATTGGTGGTGCATTTGGAGGTGAAAAAGAAACCGGCGGTGGACGAGAATCCGGTTCTGATGCCTGGAAAGCTTATATGCGTCGTCAGACAAACACAATTAACTACGGTACTGATTTACCACTTGCTCAGGGAATTAAGTTCGAAATCTAATCTTTCATTAATGGAGGTAAAAGAAATTTTTACCTCCATTCTTTTTTACTTTCAATACAAATTTTCTTTTAATACTCCTCTAAGTTTTACCTGAAAAATTTTCATATCCTCTTAATTTGTTTAATAAATAGAAGATAGATGAGAAAACTTTACTTGGCACACTCTGAAACTATTATGATTACAATTGGTTCGATATTTGAAAATTTGCCAGCAAGTTTAATAAATACTGTTGCTGAAATGAATATCGACATAAAAAAACTTACCTCTTGCGGCTCTGATTGGGAGATTAACAGATACAACTTTCTGAATACTCTCAAACAGTGGCATAATCAATTAAAGAAGAATCAGCTTTATCCGGTTCTTGATTACTCGCTTAATCTTAACCATAGATTTCAGGAATTATTAGCAGAGAACATAGAATCAAAAGATTGGCTTGAAAAAGAAGTTAACGGTACAATGGTAAATGAAAGAATGGTTATGTTAGATAAAGCTCACAAAATAAGTTATCAGTTGAATAAACTGATTGATTTTGTAAGCTGGGCTTTGAATATGAACAATCAGATTTTGACTGAATGTTATGCACTTAAGGAATTTGTTTATGAAAATATTCAGATAAATTGTTTAAGCGAATTTGATAAATTCAAAGGAAAGGGATATCTGATTGCTCCGGATTATGAGAAAAAACTTTATAAAATATTTTTGTATGAACTTACAATTAATTGGGAATCTGAAGAACCAAAAGAAACTCTTGAACTAAATCTTCTTCGTTCAATTCCGATGGAACTATTACAGGAATCTGCAGAAGAACTAATCGCAAAATTTGTTAAGTACTCTCAGAGTATTTATGATCCGATGATATTCAAAGTTGATACAGAACTTGATTTTGCATTTAACGAAACCTTACTTCCGGTCATCAAAGAAAAGTTACTCGAGAAAATAAATCTTAACTCATTTTATTGTTAACCAACAGAAAGTGTAATGTAGTCTGATAAAATTTTTGCTGATTCATTCAGAATGTAATCAGTTGAATCAGACTTTTCATCAGGCACTTCACCTTTATCAAGCAGCTTTAATCCTTTTTTCTTTCTTAACTCATTTTCTCGTTGGAATTTTCTTTCCTCATCAGCTTCTTTCTGTTTTCTTCGCACTTCTTCATTAAGTGATACCATTTTCTGATTTCTTGATTCACGATATTCCTTTATCTGATCAATGAGATATTGAAAATCAGGATCGTTAATAGTTCGTTCATTATGTCTTTTAACTAATTCAGGAATAAATTTCTGAACATCTGAATACTTCTCGTACTGAAGTTTGTTGATTTCGTCATAAGGCAATGCTGATGGTTCTGAGCTTTCACCAAATTCTTCCGGTAAAAAGTAAGAGGGAAGTTCGATGTCAGGTTTAACTCCAAGTCTCTGAGTTGTTTTGCCATTGATTCTGTAAAATTTAGCGACTGTAAGTTTAACTTGTCCCAATCTCATATTTTTTCTGTTGGTGAACATATTTAAATCAATCAGGTTCTGCACAGTCCCTTTGCCGTATGTATTTTCACCGATTATGATACCTCTTCCATAATCCTGAATTGCTGCTGCAAAAATTTCAGAAGCAGAAGCACTGAATCTGTTAACCATTACTGCAAGTGGTCCATTGTAAATAATTGAAGGATCAGGATCTTTGTTTATTTCTATATTGTTGGATGAATTTCTTACCTGAACCACAGGACCATCTTTAATGAACAATCCTGTTAATTCGACTGCTTCTGTCAAAGAACCACCGCCATCATTTCTGAGGTCGATTATAAGTCCATCAATGTTTTTCTGCTCAAGCTCAGAAATTAATCTCCGAACATCTTTTGTTGTACTTTTACCATCTTCACCATTTCTCTGTGCTTCGAAATCAGAATAGAACTTCGGAATGTTTATTACACCAATCTTAAACTTCTGACCATTGTTTTCAATTTCAAGTAAGTTACTTTTTGCCGCCTGATCTTCAAGCTTTACTTTATCTCTTACAAGTTTCACTTCTTTTGGTTTAGCATTGAGGTCTGAACCAGCAGGAATAACGAGTAATCGTACAACTGTTCCTTTTTCTCCACGAATAAGTTTTACAACATCATTAACTCTCCAACCAATAACATCCTCAAATTCTCCATCTTCGCCTTGTGCAACACCAATTATTTTATCATCAGCTTTTAGCTGTTTACTTTTATCTGCAGGACCACCAGGAATTATTTCAACAATCTTTGTGAAATCATCTTCAACCTGAAGTCTTGCACCGATTCCTTCAAGAGATAAACTCATATCAATTTTAAAATTATCTGAAGTAATCGGAGAAAAATAATTTGTATGTGGATCTATTGTTTCAGCAAATGCATTCATTGCAAGCTGAAATACATCTTCAGAATTATACTGGAAAAGATATTTTGTGATATTCTTATATCTTTTCTGAATTGTGCTTTTTATAAAATCCCAATCTTTACCATTTAGTTTGTAAAGCAACGCATCGTTTTTAATTCTTTTTCTCCAATCATCATTCATTTCATTTTCATCTTTAGGCCAATCAACCGAATCACGCTTGATAATGAAGTATTCGTCTGAAGAATAATCAAATTCTTTTTCAAGAAGTTTGTTAATGTAATCCATTCGTTCAGAAACTCGTTTAAGATAAACATTGAATACATCGAAAAAGAAATTAATGTTACTGTTTGCAAGAAAATCATCAAGTTCAAATTTATACTTACTGAATTCATCAATATCAGATTTAAGAAAATAATTTTTCCCTCCATCTAATTGGTTAATGAACTTATTAAAAATAAGTGCGGAAATAGAATCATTAAGTGGAACTCTGTTGTAATGATATCTTGTTAAAACAGTTGTTACAAGTTGTGCTTCTATTGTATGCTTGGAATCGGGACTAATTGCTTTAAGAGTATCAGGTATGAGTATGTAATCAAATTTCGGAGTTGCAGATTCAGCAACAAAAAAGAAAGGAATCACCAGTAGTGATAAAATTATTAATGTTCTCTTCACGATTTTTCCAGTATTATTTTTAGTCATTTAGATTGAATTATCAGATTTAAGTTCCGATTAAAATATTTACTCGATGTTATAATAAAGGTATTTACTCATATAATTCAAGCTAATTATTTAAATAAAATTGTGTTGTGCATCAAAAAGTTCATTAACAGTTGAATATTTTATTTTTAATTTTACATATAGAAAAATGAGGTGATTATATGACTAAATCTAAGGAAATATTAAAAAGAAAATCGCAGGAGACAGATCCTCTTAGTGCTTCGGTTGATGATATTCTGGCAGGTATAGAAGATGAAGTTCTTCATAAACACGAAGTAGAGGTAATTGAAAAGGACGGAAAGAAAGTTCTTGTTTTTAACGATCCGCTTTTTTCCCGCGAACCGAGAAGCATAGTTAATTATTCAATTTTTCGTGGTAAATGGGAATTCGAATTGCTTGAAGATATTGATGAGAATGATCCTGATAAATGTGCAGTTGAATTTACTCCACTTAATGATAAAGCAAAACTTATGATTGCATTCAAATCAGTGAAAGACAGAGTTGAGTTTATGAATTCTATTTATGCAAGTCAGGAGATGAAACAAGTTGGAAGTGGAATGAGTTTGGAGAAAATTGCAAACTCTAAAATCATGAAAACGACCGGAGGAATTCTTGGTCTAACAGTAGCGGGCTTAGGTTTGTATCAGCTTTTAAAGAAAAAAAAAGATGAAGCTTAATTACTTAAGCTTCATCGCAATTTCAAAAACCTGGTTTGCGTGCTTTTGCACATCAACTTCACGAATAATCTCAGCAATTTTTCCTTCTTTATCTACTATAAAAGTAATTCTATTGGCTAATCCTAAATTATTCAAAACTCCATAAGCTTTTGATACTTCTTTCTTCTCATCAGATAATAGGGGAAAGTTAAGATTATTTTCCTGAATAAAATCTTTAATATCGTCTTTCGAATCCACACTTATTCCTAAAACTACAATTCCATTCTCACTGAATTTGGACCAGCTATCCCTGATACCGCAAGCTTGTTTTGTGCAACCCGGAGTTCCTGCCTTTGGATAAAAATAAATTACTACAGGTGATATTCCTTTATATGAAGATAATGTGTAGGAATTTCCGTTTGCATCCTGAAGTGTAAAATCAGGGGCACTGTCGGATACTTTAAGATTTTCTGCATTTCCTCCACAAGCTGTAAATAGAATTGCTGAGAATAAAACAACTAAAATTAAATTAGTTTTCATACTACTCATCCTTTAAAATTGTTCGGTTGAATATATAATCCACATTCTTCAACATCTTTTGATAATCAAAAGTTTCTTCTATTTCATTTTTGGTAAGATATTTTAATACCGATTCTGAGTTTAATAGTTCGTCTTTAAGATTTTTTGATTCATCTTCCCAAACTTTCATTGCATTTTCC
This genomic window contains:
- a CDS encoding peroxiredoxin produces the protein MKTNLILVVLFSAILFTACGGNAENLKVSDSAPDFTLQDANGNSYTLSSYKGISPVVIYFYPKAGTPGCTKQACGIRDSWSKFSENGIVVLGISVDSKDDIKDFIQENNLNFPLLSDEKKEVSKAYGVLNNLGLANRITFIVDKEGKIAEIIREVDVQKHANQVFEIAMKLK
- a CDS encoding carboxy terminal-processing peptidase, whose protein sequence is MKRTLIILSLLVIPFFFVAESATPKFDYILIPDTLKAISPDSKHTIEAQLVTTVLTRYHYNRVPLNDSISALIFNKFINQLDGGKNYFLKSDIDEFSKYKFELDDFLANSNINFFFDVFNVYLKRVSERMDYINKLLEKEFDYSSDEYFIIKRDSVDWPKDENEMNDDWRKRIKNDALLYKLNGKDWDFIKSTIQKRYKNITKYLFQYNSEDVFQLAMNAFAETIDPHTNYFSPITSDNFKIDMSLSLEGIGARLQVEDDFTKIVEIIPGGPADKSKQLKADDKIIGVAQGEDGEFEDVIGWRVNDVVKLIRGEKGTVVRLLVIPAGSDLNAKPKEVKLVRDKVKLEDQAAKSNLLEIENNGQKFKIGVINIPKFYSDFEAQRNGEDGKSTTKDVRRLISELEQKNIDGLIIDLRNDGGGSLTEAVELTGLFIKDGPVVQVRNSSNNIEINKDPDPSIIYNGPLAVMVNRFSASASEIFAAAIQDYGRGIIIGENTYGKGTVQNLIDLNMFTNRKNMRLGQVKLTVAKFYRINGKTTQRLGVKPDIELPSYFLPEEFGESSEPSALPYDEINKLQYEKYSDVQKFIPELVKRHNERTINDPDFQYLIDQIKEYRESRNQKMVSLNEEVRRKQKEADEERKFQRENELRKKKGLKLLDKGEVPDEKSDSTDYILNESAKILSDYITLSVG